A region of Chloracidobacterium sp. DNA encodes the following proteins:
- a CDS encoding phytanoyl-CoA dioxygenase family protein, producing MRSITRSIKKTDLVWRYGLNLVPTVDYKIHKHRLTGVERNIIDKLNSDGVVITSVEELFDNDSEFLSLDAATRSLLENRKQEIDGLKSMVNDPAIGHKTFNLEMLGSELVFDSESIFARFALNNRLLNIANAYFQMYAKLRYYNVWKTFASQGSARESQLWHFDREDNYILKLFLYLEDVDEGAGPFTYAQGTHRKGRFRFIKPEFFMEGNVRRTTDEQMNAVFPKEKWKKGTGKKGTIIFADTRGFHKGGEARIKDRLMYTCMYTSKASESKELLKVPSNIDTSTLTSEQLRNLGIK from the coding sequence ATGAGATCTATAACTAGGTCCATAAAAAAAACAGATCTGGTATGGCGTTACGGATTAAACCTTGTGCCGACAGTTGATTACAAGATTCATAAACACCGGTTAACTGGTGTTGAAAGGAACATCATTGACAAACTCAATTCGGATGGGGTTGTCATTACCTCGGTGGAAGAACTTTTTGATAACGATTCAGAGTTTCTATCATTGGATGCTGCAACCAGAAGTCTGTTGGAAAACAGAAAACAAGAGATCGATGGCCTCAAGTCAATGGTAAATGACCCAGCCATCGGCCACAAAACTTTCAATTTGGAGATGCTGGGCAGCGAGTTGGTTTTTGATTCGGAAAGTATTTTTGCGCGGTTCGCACTGAACAATAGATTGTTAAATATTGCGAATGCCTATTTTCAAATGTACGCCAAGCTGAGATATTACAATGTGTGGAAGACATTTGCTTCACAAGGGAGTGCACGAGAATCACAGCTTTGGCATTTTGACCGTGAGGATAATTACATATTGAAGCTCTTTCTATATCTTGAGGATGTAGATGAAGGAGCAGGGCCGTTTACCTATGCGCAGGGAACGCACAGAAAAGGCCGTTTTCGCTTTATCAAACCCGAGTTTTTCATGGAAGGCAATGTTCGGCGAACGACCGACGAACAGATGAATGCAGTCTTTCCAAAGGAAAAATGGAAAAAGGGCACTGGAAAGAAAGGAACAATTATTTTTGCTGATACAAGGGGTTTTCACAAGGGTGGCGAGGCACGAATAAAGGACAGGCTAATGTACACTTGTATGTATACTTCCAAAGCATCAGAATCAAAAGAGCTTCTCAAGGTCCCTTCGAATATTGATACCAGCACTTTGACCAGCGAACAATTGAGGAATTTAGGTATTAAGTAG
- a CDS encoding CDP-glycerol glycerophosphotransferase family protein, producing the protein MIDILNKAGNVSIWATSYDESAVESCWADVDADIQKFPQVRAFREIPHNFLRRLNEFVWDYRYLPPSRMSMMEHIRNKRSPLPIRALKPPARLLALLKTERRVESGLEKLLLAYPRSDEAETRLRENRPDVVVSTGPFQFEQPAIFTAAKKLRIPTLAYIPSWDNISTKNRMVFKYDGYIVWNEQAKRELYEFYPETKDCPVYVIGAPQFDIFHQERFRSTREEFCKQQDLDPDLPIVVYAVGSPNFLQEKHGAEYLAKRVANGDLGDVQLLVRPHPIHDNAEMKELFDPYLPKVRLQETPNTGKELNKRTQDELQIVEWVNTFRHADVVVNLSSTVTIDAAIFDRPVVNLDFDPQPGQADQQLIKDVNHKWNHFKPIAESGGVWLINDFNEMVDAVRGYLKQPELHREKRRWIAEYVCGYLDGKNSERMANAIVEFVASRERSKN; encoded by the coding sequence ATGATAGATATCCTTAATAAGGCGGGAAATGTTTCAATATGGGCAACTTCCTATGACGAATCGGCTGTGGAATCGTGCTGGGCAGACGTAGATGCCGACATTCAAAAATTTCCTCAGGTGCGCGCATTTCGTGAAATCCCTCACAATTTTCTTCGTCGATTGAATGAATTTGTTTGGGACTATCGTTACTTGCCCCCAAGCCGAATGAGTATGATGGAGCATATAAGAAATAAACGATCTCCGCTACCCATACGAGCTTTAAAACCGCCCGCTCGACTGCTGGCTTTGCTTAAAACAGAACGACGTGTCGAAAGTGGTTTGGAGAAATTATTGCTGGCTTACCCACGTTCTGATGAAGCTGAGACCCGTTTGAGGGAAAACAGGCCGGATGTTGTTGTTTCTACTGGGCCTTTCCAATTTGAACAGCCGGCGATTTTTACAGCAGCAAAGAAATTAAGGATTCCAACTTTGGCTTATATTCCTTCATGGGATAACATTTCGACAAAAAATCGGATGGTCTTTAAATATGACGGCTACATAGTATGGAATGAGCAGGCAAAACGGGAGTTGTATGAATTTTATCCAGAGACAAAGGATTGTCCAGTCTATGTGATCGGAGCACCACAGTTCGACATTTTTCATCAGGAGCGTTTTCGTTCAACTCGCGAGGAGTTTTGCAAGCAACAAGATCTGGATCCAGATCTTCCAATAGTAGTTTACGCAGTCGGCTCGCCAAATTTTCTCCAGGAGAAACATGGTGCGGAGTATCTGGCAAAACGAGTCGCAAACGGAGACCTTGGCGACGTGCAGTTGCTCGTTAGACCGCATCCGATTCATGATAACGCCGAAATGAAGGAACTATTTGATCCGTACCTGCCAAAGGTTCGGCTGCAGGAAACACCGAATACAGGAAAAGAGCTAAACAAGAGAACTCAAGACGAATTGCAGATCGTTGAATGGGTGAACACTTTCAGACACGCCGATGTTGTTGTGAACCTGTCTTCCACAGTCACGATCGATGCGGCTATATTCGACAGGCCAGTCGTTAACCTGGATTTTGATCCTCAGCCGGGCCAGGCAGATCAACAGTTGATCAAGGATGTAAATCACAAATGGAATCACTTTAAGCCAATTGCCGAATCTGGAGGCGTCTGGCTGATTAATGATTTTAATGAGATGGTAGATGCAGTCAGAGGTTATTTGAAGCAGCCGGAACTTCATCGCGAAAAACGCCGGTGGATAGCCGAATATGTTTGCGGATATCTGGATGGCAAGAATAGTGAGCGCATGGCAAATGCAATAGTAGAATTTGTAGCCAGTAGGGAGAGATCTAAAAACTAA
- the asnB gene encoding asparagine synthase (glutamine-hydrolyzing) has protein sequence MCGIAGMFQRNGGQPSLETVNKIGLTMTHRGPDNFGIEQHGKVVMAHNRLSLLDLSDAANQPFSNSRYSLIYNGEIYNFRQLREELIKKYGIEFVTTSDTEVLFHLLIHEGIDECLSKLQGMFAFAFYDEVEEILLLARDRMGIKPLYYYSENGSLYWASEIKALVKTLGLKPDPIRTLFSVNNMAEKSAEYTLFKNLWLLTPGSYLRIESKGEPKKIVYYDVVDEFDDVYYNHLNNQSSKDILTTFDGLFVDSVQKMLISDAPVGAFVSGGIDSSLISAVAAQFNSDIKLFTANIVGKYSEYEDVVRLSKHINKEVFAYEFQPQMMLRDWADVTYSYDCPIVIHVNSIPFSNVARLARDSNVKAVLTGEGADELFLGYPRIVAQRYSSIAAFPVNAVKSVYDLVPKLSNYLFPHSNTPVSFINKLVQGFEFQQLNDRANIKLNSLDKAHRKEQYLTINMLREHLITLLHRNDRMGMMSSIEARFPFLDEAIVKFAVNLPTKFKIGRTGRFGNLKHPFLIDKWIVRKMSEKYLPKQIVRKKKYGFPMYGHKYLRVNETFFRNGWIAESLGLSNDVQKYFLQTQDPYMIGKLASVEIFGRIFGFDHSTETVKQHIYDNAKIEMSGKTPVLDMSKIQRKASALWPVLLMCNQLMHEL, from the coding sequence ATGTGTGGAATAGCCGGAATGTTTCAACGTAATGGAGGCCAACCCTCGTTAGAGACAGTCAATAAGATTGGACTGACGATGACGCACAGAGGGCCCGATAATTTTGGTATCGAACAGCACGGAAAAGTTGTGATGGCGCATAATCGCCTCAGCCTTTTGGACCTGTCTGATGCTGCGAATCAACCTTTTTCAAACAGCAGATACTCACTGATCTATAATGGCGAGATCTATAATTTTCGTCAGTTGCGCGAAGAACTGATCAAAAAATATGGGATCGAGTTCGTTACCACTTCCGACACCGAAGTATTGTTTCATTTGCTTATTCACGAAGGTATCGATGAATGTCTCAGCAAGCTGCAGGGCATGTTCGCGTTCGCCTTTTACGATGAGGTCGAAGAGATCCTATTGCTTGCCCGGGATCGAATGGGGATCAAACCGCTTTACTATTATAGTGAGAATGGCAGTTTGTACTGGGCCTCGGAGATAAAGGCCCTTGTTAAGACGCTTGGGCTAAAACCCGATCCGATCCGTACACTTTTCTCAGTCAATAACATGGCTGAAAAATCTGCCGAATACACTTTGTTTAAGAACCTCTGGCTGCTGACGCCAGGAAGCTATTTGCGGATCGAATCAAAAGGCGAACCTAAGAAAATCGTCTATTATGATGTGGTTGACGAATTCGATGATGTGTATTACAACCACCTGAATAACCAGAGTTCTAAAGACATATTAACAACATTTGATGGCTTATTTGTTGATAGTGTTCAGAAAATGCTTATTAGCGATGCGCCGGTTGGTGCCTTTGTTAGTGGCGGAATAGATTCGAGCCTGATATCAGCCGTAGCCGCACAGTTCAACTCAGACATAAAGCTCTTTACGGCCAATATTGTTGGCAAATACTCGGAATACGAAGATGTAGTCAGATTGTCAAAACATATCAATAAAGAAGTATTTGCCTATGAATTTCAACCGCAAATGATGCTGCGCGACTGGGCAGATGTTACTTATTCGTACGACTGTCCTATAGTCATTCATGTAAACTCGATCCCGTTTTCCAATGTTGCCAGGTTGGCGAGAGACTCGAATGTAAAAGCTGTCCTTACCGGAGAAGGGGCCGACGAGCTTTTTCTAGGCTATCCGCGTATAGTCGCGCAGCGATATAGTTCTATCGCAGCATTTCCTGTCAACGCCGTTAAGTCGGTATATGATCTTGTTCCAAAACTCAGTAACTACCTGTTTCCTCATAGCAACACACCCGTTTCGTTCATTAATAAATTAGTTCAGGGTTTCGAATTTCAGCAACTTAACGACCGGGCAAACATAAAGCTTAATTCGTTGGATAAAGCGCATCGAAAAGAGCAGTATCTGACGATAAATATGCTGCGGGAACATCTGATCACGTTACTTCACCGGAATGATCGGATGGGAATGATGTCATCGATTGAAGCGCGGTTTCCATTTTTAGATGAGGCGATCGTAAAGTTTGCAGTAAATCTTCCGACAAAATTCAAAATTGGAAGGACCGGAAGATTTGGCAATCTCAAACATCCGTTCCTTATTGATAAATGGATCGTACGAAAGATGTCAGAAAAATACCTTCCAAAGCAGATCGTCAGAAAGAAAAAGTATGGGTTTCCGATGTACGGTCACAAATACCTACGCGTAAACGAGACTTTCTTTCGCAATGGCTGGATCGCAGAGAGTCTCGGCCTTTCCAACGATGTTCAAAAGTACTTCCTGCAAACACAGGACCCGTATATGATCGGAAAGTTGGCCTCCGTGGAAATTTTCGGCCGGATCTTCGGTTTTGACCATTCGACTGAGACAGTAAAACAACATATTTACGATAACGCGAAGATTGAAATGAGCGGTAAAACTCCCGTATTGGATATGTCCAAGATCCAGCGTAAAGCATCCGCTCTGTGGCCGGTCCTTCTAATGTGCAATCAGCTAATGCATGAACTTTAG